A genomic region of Papaver somniferum cultivar HN1 chromosome 7, ASM357369v1, whole genome shotgun sequence contains the following coding sequences:
- the LOC113295009 gene encoding uncharacterized protein LOC113295009, whose translation MDQKAKFDRICELVVRVSSQPESLDTVGPDTSQAYMTDLTWKTKAEFKEWIISKAKENMCVIVQSKHVDCKQMEMVCERAGDKEESHKGKNYKYVKKTTRVYKTSSKKIKFPFRIVFKRHPETLPWWMYSIPDGRHNHPPPSTLLGHPAYARLKPHQMEKVRQMKRCRPLKILNAIKAEDKSNLSILSTIYVAKETIKRTEWDGRLIMQQSEWLEEKHNYDMQTRVGPGYKVTHIFLAHPRMMDLAQCFYQVLFIDWTYKTNKYNMSLLNVDSHTSDKQSFTVAWCFMEKEEIEDYVWALEQVRLIYRGEETPQVIFTDMDFAVMSVVRQEVIHEHARDDLSKIVTQMEYSKDRFLKQYLEDKQFLRGVSHQVSWLAIKHMMAELHRFRAKASSGKVMNCNCTTETWLGLPCRHKLGGYKSLIHIEDIDPFWKQLSFTPNPTGAADEQFGDLEIGKYIGEKYQKAHCAGRQILVSNLWSAARKSLGVEEEPIKQKPLGRPTTKKSFRETVKASKSCKSDLSHHDYIQAEYT comes from the exons ATGGATCAGAAAGCCAAATTTGATAGAATCTGTGAG TTGGTTGTACGGGTGAGCTCTCAACCTGAATCCCTCGACACTGTCGGCCCGGATACCTCCCAAGCATATATGACCGATTTG acgtggaaaacaaaGGCTGAGTTCAAGGAATGGATTATTTCCAAGGCAAAAGAGAATATGTGCGTAATTGTTCAAAGCAAACACGTTGATTGTAAGCAAATGGAGATGGTATGCGAGAGAGCGGGGGATAAGGAAGAAAGTCACAAAGGGAAGAACTACAAGTATGTGAAGAAGACGACGAGGGTCTACAAAACTTCGTCGAAGAAGATAAAATTCCCCTTCAGGATTGTTTTCAAAAGGCATCCTGAAACTCTACCATGGTGGATGTATAGTATTCCCGATGGTCGTCACAACCATCCTCCACCTAGTACTCTTTTAGGGCACCCAGCATATGCCCGattgaaaccacatcaaatggaaaAGGTTCGCCAGATGAAGCGATGTAGGCCCCTTAAGATTCTAAATGCAATAAAGGCGGAAGATAAGTCAAACTTGTCTATTCTTTCCACAATCTACGTTGCCAAAGAAACGATCAAGagaactgaatgggatggtagattaattatgcaacaatcagagtggttgGAAGAAAAACATAACTATGACATGCAAACAAGGGTCGGTCCGGGCTACAAAgtgactcatatttttcttgcCCATCCTAGGATGATGGATTTGGCACagtgcttttaccaggtcttgttcaTAGATTGGACCTATAAAACCAACAAGTATAACATGTCGTTGTTGAACGTGGATAGTCATACTTCGGATAAGCAATCATTTACCGTGGCATGGTGCTTTATGGAAAAGGAAGAAATAGAAGACTATGTTTGGGCTTTGGAACAAGTTAGGTTGATTTACCGTGGCGAAGAGACACCGCAGGTTATATTTACGGATATGGATTTTGCAGTCATGAGTGTCGTTCGTCAA GAAGTTATTCATGAGCACGCCCGGGATGATCTTAGCAAGATAGTGACTCAGATGGAGTATAGTAAGGACCGTTTTTTGAAGCAATACCTGGAAGACAAACAATTTCTACGCGGGGTTTCGCACCAAGTGTCATGGTTGGCAATAAAGCATATGATGGCTGAACTTCACAGATTTCGAGCGAAAGCTTCAAGTGGAAAAGTGATGAATTGTAATTGTACAACTGAGACGTGGCTTGGCCTCCCGTGTAGACATAAGCTTGGTGGTTACAAGTCGCTCATTCATATTGAAGATATCGAtcctttttggaagcaactttcATTCACCCCTAATCCCACAGGAGCCGCTGATGAACAATTTGGAGACCTTGAGATTGGAAAGTATATCGGTGAGAAATATCAAAAAGCGCATTGTGCAGGAAGACAGATATTGGTTTCTAATTTGTGGTCGGCTGCCCGTAAGAGCTTGGGAGTAGAAGAAGagccaatcaaacaaaaaccattGGGCagaccaacaacaaaaaaatcatttAGAGAAACCGTGAAGGCGTCCAAGAGTTGCAAAAGTGACCTGTCACATCATGATTATATCCAGGCGGAATATACATAG